GCACGGTGGGCGGGGTCGAAGCCGCCGGCGTCGCCGTCGGTCATAATGCAGTAGCTGACGTGGACCCCGGCCGCCGTCCAGCCGGCGATGGTGCCCGCAGCACCGAAGTCGATGTCGTCAGGATGCGCCGCAAAACAGAGCACCCGCCCAATCCGGTGGATGTCCGGGTTGAACGGGCTCTGTTCCTGTGCAGGAGAGGAAGCCAAGATGTCAGCCTTTTCGCTTCTTGATCTCAGCCGTGGCCTGCGGGAGGACATCGAAGAGGTCGCCTACGATGCCGAAGTCCGCGATCTCGAAAACCGGTGATTCAGCGTCCTTGTTGACGGCTACGATCACCTTCGCCGTCTGCATGCCGGCCTTCTGCTGGATGGCACCGGAGATTCCCGCCGAGATGTAGAGCTGCGGGGACACCGTCTTGCCGGTCTGGCCCACCTGCGCGTCGTGGCTGATCCAGCCGGCGTCGGTGGCGGCGCGGGAGGCACCCACGGCTGCGCCCAGGGCGTCGGCAAGTTCCTCAACCGGGCCAAAGTCGCCGTCAAGGCCGCGGCCGCCGGCGACGACGATGCGGGCATCGGTCAGGTCCGGGCGGCCGCTGGCTACTTTCTGCTCCCGGGCGGTGATGCGGGCGGCCGCGGCCGTGCTGCCGGCGGGAACCTCCACCGTGGCGGTCTCCGGCGAGCTTGGCGCCGCAGCCGGTTCCGGGGTGACGTTGTTGGCCTTCACCGTCAGCACGCTGACCGCGGTGGAGACCTTGCAAGCGGTGTTGTAGGAGCCCGCGAGGACTGACTTGTGCGCCGTGCCGTCAGCGTCCACAGCAACGACGTCGGTGATGACGCCGGCGTTCAGGCGGATTCCCGCCCGCGCGGCGATCTCCTTGCCCTCAGGCGAATTGTCGAGCAGGACGATGCCGGCCCCGGCCTGTTCAGCCGCAGCTGCCAGGTAGGCAGCCTTCGGGGCAACAAGGAAGTCATCGAGGTCCCCTGCCGAGGGGAGCAGCACCGTGCTGACGCCGTACTCGGCAAAGGTGGCCGCAACGTCGTCGTGCAGCGTCCCGTTCAGCGCAACTGCTGTCTCGCCCAGTGAGCGGCCCAAAGTGAGCAGTTCAAGGTTGCTCTTCTTGAGCGCGGCCCCGGGGTTGTCAATGAATACAAGTACTTTTGCCATGTCTGTGGTCCCTCTTAGAGCAGCTTCTGGGCGGCCAGGAAGTCAACGAGCTTAATGCCGGCGTCGCCTTCGTCCGTGATGATGGTCCCGGCGGTCCGGGGCGGACGTTCTTCCGCACTGAGCACGCGGGTCCAGGAACCGGCGTGCCCCACCTGCGCCGGGTCCACCCCGATGTCAGCGAGCGAGAGCGTGGTGATGCTCTTGCGCTTGGCTGCGATGATGCCCTTGAAGTTGGGGTAGCGCGGCTCGTTGATCTGGTCGGTCACGGAGACGACAGCCGGGAGCGGGGCTTCCACCGTCTCTGACGACGTGTCAGCGTCGCGGCGGGCGGTGAGGCGTCCGCCGTCGACCTCCAGCGTGGACGCGAAGGTGACCTGCGGCAGGCCGAGCCGTTCCGCCAGCTGGGCGGGAACCAGGGAGGTTTCACCGTCGGTTGACGCCATGCCGGTGATGACCAGGTCCACGCTGCCCAGGTGCCGGACGGCTGCTGCCAGCGCCAGGGACGTGGCGGCGGCGTCCGAACCGGCCAGTGCGTCATCCGTGAGGTGCACGCCCTCGGTCGCTCCGATCTGCAGCGCCTTCTTGATGGCGTTGACCGCGCCCGAGGGGCCCATGCTCAGCGCGATGACCTGGTTGCCTGCCTTGGCTCCCCCGCGGGCTTCGGCCAGCTGCAGCGCGGCTTCGAGTGCGTATTCGTCAAGCTCGGACAGGATGCTCTCGTCGCGGTCAGTTGTGTAGTCCTCCCCATTGAGGTGGCGGTCAAACTGCGCGTCCGGTACATGCTTGACCAGGACGATGATCTTCAATGTATCTTCCACTGTATTTACAGCAGCCTTCCATGCTTGTGGACAGCCAGCCGGGTGAGGTCATGGCCGCGGAATGCCCCGGCATGCGGGTA
The Arthrobacter sp. PGP41 genome window above contains:
- a CDS encoding electron transfer flavoprotein subunit alpha/FixB family protein: MAKVLVFIDNPGAALKKSNLELLTLGRSLGETAVALNGTLHDDVAATFAEYGVSTVLLPSAGDLDDFLVAPKAAYLAAAAEQAGAGIVLLDNSPEGKEIAARAGIRLNAGVITDVVAVDADGTAHKSVLAGSYNTACKVSTAVSVLTVKANNVTPEPAAAPSSPETATVEVPAGSTAAAARITAREQKVASGRPDLTDARIVVAGGRGLDGDFGPVEELADALGAAVGASRAATDAGWISHDAQVGQTGKTVSPQLYISAGISGAIQQKAGMQTAKVIVAVNKDAESPVFEIADFGIVGDLFDVLPQATAEIKKRKG
- a CDS encoding electron transfer flavoprotein subunit beta/FixA family protein, which codes for MKIIVLVKHVPDAQFDRHLNGEDYTTDRDESILSELDEYALEAALQLAEARGGAKAGNQVIALSMGPSGAVNAIKKALQIGATEGVHLTDDALAGSDAAATSLALAAAVRHLGSVDLVITGMASTDGETSLVPAQLAERLGLPQVTFASTLEVDGGRLTARRDADTSSETVEAPLPAVVSVTDQINEPRYPNFKGIIAAKRKSITTLSLADIGVDPAQVGHAGSWTRVLSAEERPPRTAGTIITDEGDAGIKLVDFLAAQKLL